In Rutidosis leptorrhynchoides isolate AG116_Rl617_1_P2 chromosome 6, CSIRO_AGI_Rlap_v1, whole genome shotgun sequence, the DNA window CGTTGTTATTTGATAGCGACGAATGTGTATATTAAAAAGAAAGTTATGTATACAACTTTAATACGAAGTaagtttaattattcattgtgtccTAGTGTCCTCCATAGGGAAGCAACCATTTTTTGACATGTTTAAAATACAAATCAAAATTCTTTGTTGCAAAAGTAAATAATACGCCGTATTGATTTACTGTAGTTGTGTCTTTAGGCATGTAAAGTGCCTAGAATAGACTTGACTTAATActacgtatatatattttaaattttgtaaCTCGAGCTCAAGCTTCAACTCAAGCCCGAACTCAAATTACTCAAGAAATGCTTACCTCATTGCAAAACTTTCATACTCCGTATTACTTAAACCTTATGAGTTATGGTTGTTATTGTATATATTCATGGAATATCGTGATGAATAATATATGTGCAAGTAAATatgtgtttgtttacctcttaattgaatgaTTCAGCCAAATATTGAATCATTCAACACTCATTTGTTTCTAATCGTTGAATGACAGATGATGTTGAATGGTTCAACATTTGAAATTATTCAGAGATGAAGTTTTTTCCTAACCATTAAGCacctaaattttatgtaatattatctTTAAATAACATCAAAAACACTTATTAAACAACCATATTGTAATCTTTATTCATGCCAAAGCTTAATAAGGTAATTTTAGACAATTCACATTATTCgtttaaaatgattatcaaatatCAAACAGACTATCATGCAGAAGCAACTTCATTCAGAACTTTTGAATCAATCAGATTATTAATCATTCAGCGCAaaatcattcaattttatcaaacgcaccctaattCGCCTTTCAAAAAAAGCTTATTGTCGTTTTAGTTACATATTGTCTAAAAGTCACGAACTGTTATGGATGGGGTCTTATATGAATCAACCAAGTGTCATAATTATCACATTTCAATTTTTAATATTGAAGCAATCATGAAGCCAAGTACTTATTACAATAAGTATtttgtaatataaaaataaaaaaaaaaaaaaaaaaaatccttttgtAGTGCATAACAGAACATATTTCATATTTCATAACTTTACTCCAGCTTCATATTCTGGACCCATTCTAAATTTAAATCCAATTGCATTAGTGTACTTGATCAACTCCAAACGTGATAAACACAACTAGTATATTATAATGACTTGTTCATAATtcatatcatcataatcataattcataatcatatttaaatcaaaagcaaAACAAAAATTAATTGAATTGCTTGTTATCCAAGAAAGAAAAATTAACTGTATAGAACATGAATTCAAGAACAAATTACAAGAATGAATAAGAAAAAGAACGAAAAATGGTATCAACAAGCGTAAAATTCCACGAGTTCATGTAAGCCTTCAGGTTGAGGATCTGCATTTTCAATCATCCACAACAAGTGTTCAAACAACACAACTTCGCATTCAATTGTCACATTATCATCCCCATCACCCGAACGTTCCACTAGTTCTTGAAACAACGGGTGTTGGGCCACTTCTGAACTTATAAGGTAACGTCTTCGTGATTTGCCTACATAGACAGCATGAGAATGACTCAAGTTGTTGTAGTCTTCATCGTCGTAAGTGGTTATGTTAGCTCGTTCTTTGGTTAGACCGTTTGGCTTGTTGTTGCTAAACGAATGCAATTTCTTTAAAACAGATTTGATCTTTGTTAGCTTTCCGCCTCTCGCCATATCTTTTaagatggaaaaaaaaaaaaaaaaaaaaaaaaacagaggtTTTGGATTGGAGATGAATGATGATGAGGAAAAAAAGGATGAAAGTTGGTTAATTATATAAACATATTTTGGTTATGGCTTTGATTGGAATGGGATGGGTCtatttatatgcatatatataattatattatatatggttGTGTGGTGTGTGTATATATTTTATGGTGGTGTTGTTGACAAAAAGGAGGTGTTTAAGGCCATTCTTGATTGTCTGATAAAATATGATTTGTATGTGATTGAGACCTTCCAAGAACATGAGAATATAATATGTAATTAAATGTATCAATCACATATGATTTATATCTAAAATTCTTGTTACTATGAAATGGAGGTGTATGGTGGACTACCAACTCTTGTAGAAAACGACACAAGTATTTTATTTTAATACATTAGATTCCATGAGCTCAAATGTGACATTGTGGTATGTTTGTCTATTCCAATATAAAATTCGATGTCAAATTGATTGAAGTCCAAAACTTTTCTTAaacaattgaaaggacccgtcctaatccacccggacgaaatcttaaacatttggtcccattgcgatgatcgactccaagtaatgtccttaacatgagctaatgcacagcggaagacttaattcgtacctgagaataacatgctttaaaatgtcaacataaagttggtgagatatataggtttgatgctagcagcgtaataactatggaccacaagatttcatatatttaaacataacacactcgcaagtgtatgaaaagtagttgggcacttggtaaccatacttaaaatttaaatcatcgcagcatattcttaaataatcactacaccgtaccaagtgtagtatacagaaaagaagtactgtgcaatcgttgaaaactggtcgtccagcccggttggggttgtcaggcccgatagatctatcaacaggattcgcgtttacattcctcatgtaaatattagctaccaagtataaagaaatatgccatggtacaactcaacatagaatttatttttgatcacttgtgtccataacgtaaatcataaaatgcatatattctcatcccaaaatatttagagtttaaaagggactatatactcaccatactgtattttgtagtaaaaatacatataacaccattgatcaattataaggttggccccggattcacgaaccctttccaagctttttctaaaaatgatGCCCAAAACAagacttgaacccatgacctctagtTCATCCAAATACACCACTAACCATAACATTCTTAACCACTTCTCTGATTTCGCTTTTTCTGATGCACTTCGTATCCGTTTTCATTTAACCAGTTTTCTATTTCCTTCTTCTTCATCATAAACTCAACCCAAATCATCTAAGTTTTCTACTGTCATTAATACCTTTATCAACCCTAATTATCATCCTAATCTAATCACCATTGTgatcatcataattattatcattctaaaATTATAACATCCATCATCATCTTATGTTTTATCCACCATCACACATTAGTTATCATGCTTTTAAATCATCATTATCACATCTTACGTTTTCTAACCAGGCAATGAAACAAGAATATGACATGATGCTATAACAGATTTGTGTTGCAAGCCTAATAACAAAATAAACCCATCTACAATCGATTAATACACTCAAGATCATTTCTATCCTATTTAACAAGTCCATCTTAAATCACAGCCCAAGTGTTACTACAAGAATCACGGCCCAAAACACTCTCTCCAGCCCATCAGTGTGTTTCAACTTAAACGTTTGATGGTCACCAGATATATTAGTGAAGTGATTGTCGGTGGTAAAGAGAAAAAATAATATTCAACGTCCCAATAAAAGACTTGGTCGGCCATAAATGCCCATACAACTGGTTCCACTAATAATTGTTTACACTATCTCTTTATTCCTTATTATATAACACGTTCCATTACTAATGAAAGTAGTAGCATTTTTATACGATCAAGCAATTAACATAGCAGCAGAAATGAGTCTTAGGTTCGTTTGATTTCATTTAACAGACCAAGAACAGAAGTAGCAATTGTGATCGTAGGTTATACTCaagataataacaacaacaatcgaaGGTGGTGACCGAAGAAGATGAAGATGGTGGTTCGAATAAAGATAGTAGTGGTGTGGGTTGTTAAAGGGTCTCGGCCTGAAACAGTAACAGTGAAAGAATATGGGTGTACTTGATGCTATTGCGAAATGAAACAGAAACTTGGTGATGTTGAGGTTCCATTGAAACAGAAaacaaattgtgtttttagatgagtgAGGTGTGGGGATCGATGGTTttcaaggaaaaagaagaagaaagtgtAGAGAGAGAGAAAATATGTGAGAGAGACAGAGAGAGAAGGACGGGTTATGGTGATTGACGGTGGTGTTCATGGTACACGATGGTGAGGATGGAAGTGGTGGTTCAAGTTATGATCGAGTATAGTAAGTAATAACAATTTGCAAAGGTTTTGGTTTAGGTTGTGATCGTATGATGGGAGATTAAATGATTTCTCTGTAACTTGTGTTGATCGAATTAATAAAGAAAGGAAAAAGAGACATAAGCTCACGGGTGTAACACAGAAAAATAGTACACTGATAGTGATTTTAAACCGTatacgtatttatttatatttgtatacgTGTAAAGCTGTATGTATATGCTTATATATCAGTATAcgtatttacataaatatataattgtattatgtgtatgtatatgtatttggcTGTATTGATACATCCATttatatatccttatatatgtatatgtatatataatttatatattttgataattagcaattataaatatattagtactattaatactaattataatattactaataataataatattattgatatattaaaaaaaatggtaagaataaatgataagtaataatatgataatattaatactattaaaatcatgatttttatttactaataatgataatattagtataaatggtaataataaacttattagtgatactaataatactagttatattaatattattaatgacatCAATAATAATACACTTAAGCATATccaatttcatatgtatatatatatatatatatatatatatatatatatatatatatatatatatatatatatatatatatatatatatatctttatttacatacaattgttcgtgaattgtcaggtaTGGTCaattacataaatatagatttcaaactctctagactcaacattacagattttgcttatcgtgtaggaaatatataaagattaaggtttaaatttggtcggaaatttccgggtcattacagtacctacccgttaaagaaatttcgtcctcgaaatttgattgaggttgtcatggctaacaataagaatgttttcatgacgaatatgggttgatgaatagagttttatcatcattgattaatgtagataaaacgattcgattacgcgaagaatataaatgaagttatcacaaaaaaagtgagatgagtaaaatatactcgttttaaccgatgacatagttatgattgatttccgggattcacgggatttaaagaaaatattacgtaataagatttggttcttcggcgatcaggatcttctttgatttaatgcggcaatctgtttcgatttctctgtcggatattttgctataaatccacctccttcccttcttTACTTCTatacctcacatcttctatcctttctccctcaattcataccttaaagtattcttcaatatgcttcatcccgtcctgagtcttgatatactcctaactttcgtatctgtaattcttctttttcatctgccgcccgaagaatctattcacttctattatttccttgggattatattgtttttaatcctcccgtgtctttacgttgcaatacgtattgatttacacggtttgtaaatttctgggtggttgttgggttttatatcttcccttatacttcgatgtccctgcttctgtcttctataatcattgtcatccacagttaatgctctctcctatttgctgcgatttatactccagtttctattttggagtttcattctttcgtttcctcttcccgtcctcgaatcaagcgagtaatggtccagaattcgtaggtatgaaattcgaaatgaacatagctaatgctttaagaaagaaatggtgatggcacgatttttgatttgtcaaattaccataatatcctggaaaagaccaaatcatcaagaaatatttttcttgatatttgtagaaattaaatagaatgttagagccgtgtaacatggcatatgatgatggtactgtgaatcatcacattccattagaaactcaacatgacttactgtaatataatgacgttgatcaagtgtcattatattatactaattcatgcttcagttcccaacactactttaaaacgtttacactttaaactcgaaggtttcaaaattttgaaactaaatagtttcttttatgatgtaatacagatagagcggagagataattaattttcggacaagaatatttatgaagatatcttcagaaatattgaggatatttataataaaatatatgataatatctttgaatatctaagatcagaggatgatggagactatcgtTCGCAAGGTTTtagggtaaggagcaagatattcgctaaagacttcagcgggcattgaattatttggattctttgaagtcaaacttattctttgtgatctgtccacgacttccttcatagtttcgcataatccgctttttggtactaaattttctattgagtgtttccaaaactccattttttatcatcaacttttggccattaagaccatttactacatgctgcttcgtcagcatttttcaaagttaacggatctgggtcttcggttatcaaaccgaggtggtttcaggagaattgtgtttttagatgattaaacgctgatggtaatatggtgaaatataaaaggctctctggtaacgaaggcgaaaagacaacgtatatgtcaaggttataataaggttgttttgaacgaaaaatcgaagttggctTGCTAGAGCtgggacaaaattggctactttgaaaagaaattgtaagattgtttttgctaataaatgctaaagaattcgtcgcggtacgtgttaaactatgactttgggttcaagagtttttcatgtgtatagatcttttcttctgtagatgaaatgcggtcggttcaacttctcgattgaggtattttcaagaatcatgataggtttgtacgcggattgtaatcgtcgagatacaaatgaggtttaggatgaaatcaagtggcaagcttgaagaattgtttagtttcatatgttataatcaatattttaattcattttagttgtctaaagttagcagtccaatagtctaattgtccaatggtccaatagtccaatgattcatatacagtttaatatataatattcgaattaattaatatgtatcatgacccatgtaccggtctcagtattgatcacaactcaaaccatatatatatattttggaatcaactccaaccctgtatagctaactccaacattcacatatagagtgtctacggttgtcccgaaatatatatatagatgggtcgatatgatagatcaaaaccttgcatacgtgtcccgttatttatagtgcgtaaaataaataaatatatatcatgacccgtgtacaacgtattgtctcagaattaatccgacgtattgtgtacatgtgtcccgacggtatgtaaagtgcagaaattaaatgacgataaataaaattgcgataaataaaaatgtaaccagttagctaggaacagttagctggaacagttagcgtggattcttatcaatatttcaattaattagttcatttgtttctaacaaattttatcatgtccaatgttttcttcgttatgccacttgttggattctgataggtaaaaatccagatatgaaatttgaatgaaaatggttgttctgtggtgaacagatacgtatatcggtagttgtaaataggatagtaaatgaccgttgaatcagattcgaagaatatacagtgtaacttattaatgtgaaatctaaatattcctcgggtactacctacccgttaaaatattttcatcattaagagtttgtacgaaagaatttttaattacaatctttatgaaaatatacttgcatatatattttcttcgaatgtaattatgaatttaatgagtcaataggatattaaactcatttgatttatcgttattactagattacatgatctctaaaacattagagattacataatcgtcatgtcgaacgaagataaatgaggtaaaacgatatgtaaagcgaagataattgatgtagaacgatatgtagaacgaagatcatacttgaagtacagatagtgatattgaggcgtgtgatgttgatatccgaggcacagattatgatgttgaggtttacgacgcggttgtggttggatttGAT includes these proteins:
- the LOC139851450 gene encoding auxin-responsive protein SAUR76 encodes the protein MARGGKLTKIKSVLKKLHSFSNNKPNGLTKERANITTYDDEDYNNLSHSHAVYVGKSRRRYLISSEVAQHPLFQELVERSGDGDDNVTIECEVVLFEHLLWMIENADPQPEGLHELVEFYAC